The Pseudomonadota bacterium nucleotide sequence TGAAGACTGGCGCGGACAAACGGCGGGTGAACTCAAAGGAAGAATTGCGTCGACTGTTTCAGATTTCAGATCAGTTCCATGCCGACGAGCTGCCTACCAAAGCAGGAATCGATAAGTTGGATAAGTTGCGCTTTCGCGACTTTTTGCGGGATGTGTATAAAGAGGATTATCCGGATTCTTTCCTCGAGTTGACCCGGCTGTTGCAGAACATGAATCTGGCAACCGATGACGGGAAGATGAACCTGGCTGGGGTGCTATTGTTTACCGAACGTCCTGAGTGGATAAAACCGCAATTTGTGGTCAAAGCGATTCGTTATCCTGGCAACGAGATTCATGTCAGCGACTATGTGGATACCGAGGATTTTTCTGGTCCTTTGTCCAAATTATTTGATGACTCCATGGCTTTTGTCATGCGTAATCTGCATAAGGTTCAGGCCGGTCGTGGGGTAAATGCACCCGGTGTTCCGGAAATCCCGGAGGCAGTTTTTGAGGAACTGTTGGTTAATGCCTTGGTGCATCGCGACTATCTGGTCAGTGCCCCAATCCGTCTTTTTATCTTCGACAATCGTATTGAAATCATCAGTCCCGGCCATCTGCCCAACAATCTGACAGTAGAGAAGATCAGGACAGGAAACTCCAATATCCGTAATCCTATCCTGGTCTCCTATGTTGCCAAAGGGATGTTGCCTTATCACGGGTTGGGTTCAGGTATTAAGCGTGCGCTTGAGTTATATCCGCAGATAGACTTTCTCGATGACCGGGACGGATGTATGTTCACTGTGACGGTTCACCGAAAAAAGGGCGGGGATTCGATGGAGGCACTTATTTCACCCGAAAGTTCACTAAAAAGTTCACTAAAAAGTTCACCGAAAACTGAAGAGCGGATTATTGAGCTGATCCGGATGGATGCAACGATTACCACTGAAGCGCTGGGTGAGGCTTTGTGTATTTCTAAACGGGCAATTCTCAAGCAAATTGACAAACTTAAAAAACAGGATCGCCTTCGTCGTATTGGTTCGGCTAGGGGTGGGTATTGGAAGGTTATTGAATGAGTTGGAACGTTGAAGATGCCATATGGTTTGATTTGGAGAAAATGGAGACATCTGGTTCTGACCACTGGAAGGAAAAATTACTGCGACAACAATTGGACTTGAGTTGGCTGAAGCCGGAAATGGTTCCTTGAAAAGCAAAAAGCCACGATAATCACCGCGACTTCCAGCCGACCGGGAATCCCCAATCTACAGATTTTTGATAACAAGGCCCTATCAATAAATCAATTATTTCTTGACAAGGTATCAATTGATACTATACTATTATGAATAGACCATCGCATAAGGAATTGACTCGCAAATTGTATGCGGCCGGCCAGGCAATCAGAAAAGGGCGGGTTGCACTGCTTAATCAATTGTCGCTGGCAGCCGATGCCATGGATCTGGATTACAGTATAGAGATAGAACTGGAAGCAGTTCTTGTTGAACTGCTTGATGAAACTAATCCGGCGCATTACACCGGATCGAGACCTCCACAAAAATCATATGAAAAGGATATTCGGGACCTGGAACTTTTCGCGTTTTCCGTCGAAAGCAGCCGGTTTAAATGCCGGATTTATTTCAAGTTTGCTTTGGCGGAAGAGATGTTTTGGCTGGTATCACTGCACTCGGACCGGCCGATGAAGGAGGAATCATGAAAACTTTGTCTTGCCCCAAGGGCCACGGGCCTATGGAGCTGAAGACCGTTAAAAAAGAGATGATTTTTAAAGGGGTTGATATAGTCGTTGAGGCTGATGTTTACCTGTGTCCTGAATGTGGTTTGGAAGCCGGGACGCCGCAATCGGCAGGTGCATTGCAGCTGTCTATTGCTGACGCTTATCGTGTCAAACAAGGTTTTTTAACCAGTAATGAGATTAAAGAGCTCCGAAAATCACGTCATTTGACTCAGCAGCAACTTGCTGAGATTATGAATATTGGGATTGCTAGCCTTAAACGCTGGGAAACCGGTACGGTTCAGAGTGCATCCATGGATAATGCCCTGCGTGTGCATCTTCAGGGGAGTGCTCAGACGAATAATTTTTCCGGGAATCGTGAAATATCCTTGCCGCGCATCAAATTAGTGACCAGGTATCTTGAGGCATTATCAAGAAAAAAGTTGTTAAAGAAAGGCGATAAGCTTTTATTTCTGGCTAAATATCTCTGGTACGCGGATTTTGTCTGTTTCCGGCAATTGGGCCGCGGCTTGACCGGGGCGTCATATGCCGCCATTACCTATGGCCCTCAGCTTAATAACTACAGGGATTTGATTGATCTTATAAAGGAATCAGATGAAAACAAGGCAGAACCTTTAACCGATGAAGAGCTGCGGGTATTGGATCAAGTTATTACGAAGTTTCCTGAAGAGCAGATAGTCTATGACGCCGCCCACCGTGAAAAAATATGGCGGGAAACCGAAACGGGAGCTTTGATATCATACTCTCGTGCCTATGAATTGACCGAGATTTAGGCGGTGAAATTGTGGGTAGTGTTCAAAACCGGGGTCAGACCCCGGTTTTACTCTTCCCGGTAATGAGGAGCGAAGCGGCGTTCGACGCTATTTACTTTAGATTTATGGTGGGCACTTGAGTAGTTGCCTCAACTTAATCGTTTAAATATGGGTGGTGGTATTTCATGGCAAAGCCTAAATGTGGATATTGTGGGAAAAGGGTCGCAAAGCGATATTGTAGCAGTTTAGATAAATTGATTTGCTCCCAATGTTGTGGGGAAAATCGTCTGAAAAATATTTCGTGTGATCAGGAGTGTCGTTATCTTGACAATGAAGTATATCAACAAAAAATCAGGAAAGAAAAAGAGCTCAGTACGGAATTGAAAAAGATACCTCATTCTGAGACTGACGACATTTTCAAAGAACCTGATGCAAAACGAGTTGCATATGCGTTCGAATCATTTTTTGCCGAATGCTACTCAAAGGATCTGTTTAATCTTACTGATCAAAAAATAAAAGGGACTCTTAGTGATCTTTATTTCCATAAAATCAAGGGGAAAATGGTCGATCCCGATGATTTTTTTTCTTTGACCATGAGGGTTTATGATAGTCTTAAAGAAGAAAAAGAACCGGAATCTTTGATATGTAAAGTTATGTTAAGAATTATCATTTCGGTAAAAAAAATGACTGGTGGTCCTTTCGGAGCTTATGGTTACTTAAACTATGTCAAGAACAACCTGCATCCTGACATGCTGGGTGATAATGTTGGTGGGCACATAATAGAAACAAAGGACGGCAAGAGGAAAATTGTAAAATTTGGGGTCGGTAAATTTAAATGATAACCATAGTCAATAAGGTTTTGTGTTTTACTAATCTCCACCTGGTCGTAACCATCGTCAATAAAACCGGGGATAGACTCCGGTTTTCAATGAGACTGATAAGAATACTCCATTTTTTGTCTTAGCATTACGATCCGGCAAGTAAGCTTGTGGAATTTATGGTGTAAT carries:
- a CDS encoding putative DNA binding domain-containing protein; translation: MKKSDLFFHISLGEDSTRQFKVDVRNGESLASEMAAFANSNGGSVYIGVADDGSMHGLSKEDVSRINQLISNAASQQVRSPLTVQTENVALENGRIVIVLTVPKGIDKPYFDKNGIIWLKTGADKRRVNSKEELRRLFQISDQFHADELPTKAGIDKLDKLRFRDFLRDVYKEDYPDSFLELTRLLQNMNLATDDGKMNLAGVLLFTERPEWIKPQFVVKAIRYPGNEIHVSDYVDTEDFSGPLSKLFDDSMAFVMRNLHKVQAGRGVNAPGVPEIPEAVFEELLVNALVHRDYLVSAPIRLFIFDNRIEIISPGHLPNNLTVEKIRTGNSNIRNPILVSYVAKGMLPYHGLGSGIKRALELYPQIDFLDDRDGCMFTVTVHRKKGGDSMEALISPESSLKSSLKSSPKTEERIIELIRMDATITTEALGEALCISKRAILKQIDKLKKQDRLRRIGSARGGYWKVIE
- a CDS encoding DUF4065 domain-containing protein, producing MKTLSCPKGHGPMELKTVKKEMIFKGVDIVVEADVYLCPECGLEAGTPQSAGALQLSIADAYRVKQGFLTSNEIKELRKSRHLTQQQLAEIMNIGIASLKRWETGTVQSASMDNALRVHLQGSAQTNNFSGNREISLPRIKLVTRYLEALSRKKLLKKGDKLLFLAKYLWYADFVCFRQLGRGLTGASYAAITYGPQLNNYRDLIDLIKESDENKAEPLTDEELRVLDQVITKFPEEQIVYDAAHREKIWRETETGALISYSRAYELTEI